The following coding sequences are from one Diospyros lotus cultivar Yz01 chromosome 7, ASM1463336v1, whole genome shotgun sequence window:
- the LOC127806549 gene encoding LOW QUALITY PROTEIN: inactive receptor-like serine/threonine-protein kinase At2g40270 (The sequence of the model RefSeq protein was modified relative to this genomic sequence to represent the inferred CDS: deleted 1 base in 1 codon), which yields MKMLMVIMHIFRFRPSPHRPRMLLMLTMLICLLSQNSNFYCACACSLNDEGLALLRFRDGVVSDPFGAFSNWNDDFGVIDPCSWFGVECSDGHVVALNLKDLCLGGTLAPDLGNLVHIKAIILRNNSFYGLIPKEIGELKALEVLDLGYNNFSGPLPHDISNNLSRAILLMDNNDLFGSISPEIHELKMISEVHVNENQLSSAAERSSCKDRFISWYGCVADAARRRLLREPMPQKKKSGPSSPSPSPSPSPSPSPAPSPSPAPSTVSNPEPSPTPAGSVPMPSAAESPSMAGQGSSKHHRALILSAAIGGPILLFVLVIVILFTQANKMASVRPWATGLSGQLQKAFVTGVPKLKRSELEAACEDFSNVISSSSIGTVYKGTLSNRVEIAVTSVATVSAKDWSNNLEALFRNKIDTLSKLNHKNFVNLLGYCEEDEPFTRMLVFEYAPNGTLFEHLHVKEAEHLDWGMRMRIMMGMAYCLEHMHQLTPPITHKNLNSSAVNLTEDYAAKVSDFGFTSEVPAAVVDHHEMETTNTQSNVYSFGVVLFEMITGRLPYSAWGSSSLEDWASDYLRGEQPLREMVDPTLKSFQVEHLEKIGEVIVSCVHPDPRRRPDMRQVTERLREITGMGPDGAIPKLSPVWWAELEIQSTEAMI from the exons GTTTGGCGTTGCTCAGATTTAGGGACGGAGTGGTCAGTGATCCATTTGGAGCTTTTTCAAATTGGAACGATGATTTCGGAGTAATCGATCCGTGTTCGTGGTTCGGGGTGGAGTGTTCGGATGGACATGTTGTTGCTCT GAACTTGAAAGATCTCTGTCTTGGAGGAACACTGGCACCTGATCTCGGAAACCTGGTACACATAAAGGCTAT CATCTTGCGCAACAACTCCTTCTATGGActcattccaaaagaaataggAGAGCTAAAGGCATTGGAAGTGTTAGATTTGGGGTACAACAACTTTAGTGGACCATTACCACATGATATCAGCAATAATTTGTCACGGGCAATCCT GCTAATGGACAACAATGACCTTTTTGGTAGCATATCCCCTGAAATTCATGAGCTTAAAATGATTTCTGAAGTTCACGTCAACGAAAACCAGCTTTCTAGTGCA GCGGAAAGATCATCTTGCAAAGACAGATTCATCTCATGGTACGGCTGTGT AGCAGATGCAGCTCGTCGGAGACTGCTACGAGAGCCAATGccacaaaaaaagaaatcagGACCTTCATCTCCGTCACCgtcaccatcaccatcaccatccCCATCTCCTGCACCCTCCCCATCTCCTGCACCCTCTACTGTATCCAATCCAGAGCCTTCTCCAACCCCTGCTGGCTCTGTTCCAATGCCTTCAGCTGCAGAAAGCCCCAGCATGGCAGGCCAAGGTTCCAGCAAGCATCATCGAGCACTAATATTGTCTGCAGCCATAGGGGGTCCTATTTTGCTTTTTGTTTTGGTAATTGTTATATTGTTCACTCAAGCCAACAAGATGGCTTCTGTCAGACCCTGGGCCACTGGACTAAGTGGACAACTGCAGAAAGCATTTGTAACTG GTGTGCCAAAGCTCAAGAGATCAGAGCTAGAGGCAGCTTGTGAAGATTTCAGCAATGTGATCAGTTCTTCATCAATCGGAACAGTGTACAAGGGAACATTGTCTAACAGAGTTGAGATAGCTGTTACTTCAGTTGCAACAGTCTCAGCTAAGGATTGGTCAAATAATTTAGAGGCCCTGTTCAGGAACAAG ATTGACACATTATCAAAATTGAACCACAAGAATTTTGTGAATCTTCTGGGGTACTGTGAGGAAGATGAGCCTTTCACTAGGATGTTGGTTTTCGAATATGCACCAAATGGAACTCTCTTTGAGCATTTACATG TAAAAGAAGCGGAACACTTGGACTGGGGGATGCGGATGAGGATTATGATGGGCATGGCATACTGCCTCGAGCACATGCACCAACTCACACCCCCAATTACCCACAAAAACCTGAATTCTTCTGCTGTCAATCTCACGGAAGATTATGCAGCCAAAGTCTCAGATTTTGGCTTCACAAGTGAAGTCCCTGCTGCAGTTGTTGATCATCATGAGATGGAAACAACAAACACACAGAGTAACGTCTACAGCTTTGGTGTAGTATTGTTCGAGATGATAACAGGCAGGCTTCCTTACTCGGCGTGGGGCAGTAGCTCGCTTGAGGATTGGGCATCAGACTATTTGAGAGGGGAACAACCCTTGAGGGAAATGGTGGATCCGACATTGAAGTCGTTCCAGGTTGAGCATCTTGAGAAGATTGGTGAAGTGATTGTATCTTGTGTGCATCCAGACCCGAGACGGAGACCGGATATGAGACAAGTCACGGAACGATTGAGAGAGATAACAGGAATGGGGCCTGATGGAGCAATCCCTAAACTGTCTCCTGTTTGGTGGGCTGAACTCGAGATTCAGTCAACAGAAGCGATGATCTGA
- the LOC127806784 gene encoding non-classical arabinogalactan protein 30-like, whose product MASSSSQQQQKMMMIKKLLIVCLLLFPLVVAAAGEEGYKEEHNAPPKTTNKKRKNVIRNAVNVVVEGVVYCQSCERYGTWSLSGAHPIPAATISVICKDYRNRVSYYKAFKTDQNGYFYALLQGFKMSPSYSLLDHPLTSCKVKLVSSPLQTCNLLSNLNYGINGSPLRYESKKFIARNNYNAVVVYSAGPLAFRPAHCTPTTTLP is encoded by the coding sequence ATGGCAAGCAGCAGCAGCCAGCAGCAgcagaagatgatgatgatcaagaagCTGCTCATTGTCTGTCTGCTCCTCTTCCCGTTGGTCGTAGCAGCAGCCGGAGAAGAAGGATACAAGGAAGAACATAATGCGCCCCCAAAGACCACtaacaagaagaggaagaatgTAATTAGAAATGCAGTAAATGTAGTTGTGGAAGGCGTGGTGTATTGCCAGAGCTGCGAGCGCTACGGTACCTGGTCTCTGTCTGGAGCTCATCCCATCCCTGCTGCTACCATCAGTGTGATCTGCAAAGACTACAGAAACCGGGTTAGCTACTACAAGGCTTTCAAAACCGATCAAAATGGTTATTTCTATGCTCTACTCCAAGGCTTCAAGATGTCCCCTTCCTATTCCTTGCTAGATCACCCCCTCACTTCCTGCAAAGTCAAACTCGTTTCGTCCCCCCTCCAAACCTGCAACCTCCTTTCCAATCTCAACTATGGGATCAACGGTTCCCCGCTGCGCTATGAGAGCAAGAAATTTATTGCCAGAAATAATTACAATGCCGTCGTCGTCTATTCTGCAGGTCCCTTGGCGTTCCGCCCAGCTCACTGCACTCCCACCACCACTCTCCCCTGA